One part of the Scatophagus argus isolate fScaArg1 chromosome 12, fScaArg1.pri, whole genome shotgun sequence genome encodes these proteins:
- the LOC124068137 gene encoding solute carrier family 4 member 11-like isoform X2 — protein sequence MEAKKVLHFVPSDAPSTGRSKNGYVFQEMELKDGEQDDCGQGPPVTHKDQIYDNQIQISVSDPDFAGCGLLNTTRKYVKPMNFQEEVRAHRDLDSFLAQASILLDEKAATLDEVLRRMLSHLVEDGRESCDVDEVMNSLFTDAGGKEFNVHLLSETIQGVTATPTGIRYQQSWLCILSNMRSLQRRHVCITRLERPQNWGVNCCEARYVILILAPPRTKSTKTAIELGRTFATMFSDMSFRQKLLEAKTQEEFKQELVYQRQQLSVVDEKPPVEEVEDSDPRRGKPLQCKDFLKAGKGVFDDLRRRLPLYPSDFTDGITGKDRCLLKYTTTAIFLYIAILLPAIAFGSLNDESTRGEIDVQKTIVGQSIGGVIYCLFAGSPLVIPLTTAPLAIFISVIRGICDDYNLDFDAFYACIGLWNSLFLILGGLFNVSLLMRLFKRSTEEVIALFISIAFVGDAVKGTVKIFQHFYHGPTLATTNSTLVLQQINDILEKMKNQTGNLHRDHNETVSLMGHGEGHALAYLPESLVLCTRERPILCLLLMLGTLWLGYALYLIKRSPYLNDRIREVVSDCALPISVVIFSFIGSYLFLDIQLPVFSVHNGPIFNFPPFEKLSGMNTLSAVGLGFLLALLIFIDQNIVISLTHVPEHKLLKGTAFHWDLVLTGFINILMSCLGLPWMHAAFPHSSLHARQLAKVEQHVENGHLYTTIVSVKETRWTSLVANILIGLSAFMLPVPLQWIPKPVLYGLFLYIAATSLDGNQMVDRMCLLLKEQTSYPPTHYIRRVPQRKVHYFTGVQMIQLIILCAFGMYPLPYMKMVFPLLMILLVPIRTSLLPKIIDAKYLDIMDAQHM from the exons ATGGAGGCGAAAAAGGTCCTCCATTTTGTGCCATCTG aTGCTCCATCGACCGGGAGGTCCAAGAATGGCTATGTTTTCCAAGAGATGG AACTGAAGGATGGAGAACAGGATGATTGTGGGCAAGGTCCACCTGTCACTCACAAGGACCAAATCTATGACAACCAGATCCAGATCAgtgtttcag atCCTGACTTTGCTGGGTGTGGGCTTTTAAACACAACAAGAAAA TATGTGAAGCCAATGAACTTCCAGGAGGAAGTGCGAGCCCACAGAGACCTGGACAGCTTCCTGGCCCAGGCAAGCATCCTTTTGGATGAGAAAGCTGCCACACTGGACGAAGTCCTGAGGCGAATGTTATCTCATCTAGTGGAGGACGGCCGTGAGAGCTGCGATGTGGATGAGGTCATGAACTCACTATTCACAGACGCAGGAGGGAAGGAGTTTAATG TTCACCTTCTGTCAGAGACCATTCAGGGCGTGACTGCTACTCCCACTGGCATTCGTTACCAGCAGTCCTGGCTTTGTATTTT ATCAAACATGAGGAGCCTGCAGAGACGTCATGTCTGCATCACTCGCCTGGAGAGGCCACAGAACTGGGGAGTCAACTGCTGTGAGGCTCGTTATGTCATCCTCATCCTTGCCCCTCCTAGAACT AAAAGCACCAAGACGGCCATTGAGCTCGGCAGAACATTTGCCACTATGTTCTCTGACATGTCCTTCAGGCAGAAGCTTCTGGAGGCTAAGACCCAGGAGGAGTTCAAACAGGAGCTGGTCTACCAGCGACAGCAGCTCTCCGTTGTTGACGAGAAGCCGCCTGTAGAGGAAGTCGAGGACTCAGATCCTCGTAGAGGGAAACCACTTCAG TGCAAAGATTTCCTTAAAGCCGGCAAAGGTGTTTTTGATGATCTCCGTCGCAGGCTCCCCCTCTACCCCTCAGACTTCACAGATG GCATAACTGGGAAGGACCGCTGTCTGCTGAAGTACACTACCACTGCTATTTTCCTCTACATTGCCATTCTGCTGCCTGCTATTGCCTTTGGCTCACTGAATGACGAAAGCACAAGAGGAGAGATAG ATGTTCAGAAGACCATAGTTGGCCAGAGCATTGGAGGAGTGATCTATTGTTTGTTCGCTGGCTCACCACTTGTCATTCcactgaccactgcaccactggCCATCTTCATAAGTG TCATCAGGGGCATCTGCGATGACTACAACCTCGACTTCGATGCTTTCTACGCCTGCATCGGTTTATGGAACAGTCTGTTCCTCATCCTAGGAGGCTTGTTCAATGTCAGTCTGCTGATGAGACTCTTCAAACG CTCAACAGAAGAAGTCATTGCATTGTTCATCTCCATAGCATTTGTCGGGGATGCAGTGAAAGGCACCGTCAAAA TTTTTCAGCACTTCTACCATGGGCCCACACTGGCGACCACAAACAGCACACTGGTGCTTCAGCAGATTAATGACATTCTAGAGAAGATGAAGAACCAGACGGGAAACCTGCACAGGGATCATAATGAGACTGTGTCGCTGATGGGACATGGAGAAGGACATGCGTTAGCATACCTGCCTGAGTCTCTGGTGTTGTGCACAAGAGAGAGGCCCatcctctgtctgctgctcatGTTGGGGACTCTGTGGCTGGGTTACGCCCTCTACCTCATCAAGAGGAG CCCGTATCTGAATGACAGAATCAGAGAGGTGGTGTCTGACTGTGCTTTGCCGATCTCTGTGGTGATATTCTCCTTCATTGGCTCCTACCTTTTCCTTGACATACAGC TTCCAGTATTCAGTGTCCACAATGGCCCGATCTTCAACTTCCCTCCATTTGAAAAGCTGTCAGGAATGAACACACTGAGTGCGGTCGGGCTGGGTTTTCTCCTAGCGTTGCTCATTTTTATCGACCAGAACATTGTCATCTCGCTCACACACGTGCCAGAACACAA GCTGCTGAAAGGCACAGCATTTCACTGGGACTTAGTGCTGACTGGTTTCATCAACATCCTCATGTCCTGTCTGGGGTTGCCATGGATGCACGCTGCCTTCCCACATTCCTCCCTACACGCCCGTCAGCTGGCCAAAGTGGAACAGCACGTAGAGAATGGACACCTCTACACGAC TATTGTCAGTGTGAAGGAGACACGTTGGACCTCGCTGGTGGCCAACATCCTGATCGGCCTGTCTGCATTCATGCTGCCCGTTCCTCTACAGTGGATCCCCAAGCCAGTCCTCTACGGCCTCTTCCTCTACATCGCCGCCACTTCGCTTGATGGGAACCAGATGGTGGACCGCATGTGCCTGCTGCTTAAGGAACAG ACGTCATATCCTCCCACACACTACATCCGCCGTGTGCCTCAGAGGAAGGTCCACTATTTCACGGGGGTGCAGATGATCCAGCTGATCATCCTCTGTGCATTTGGGATGTACCCTCTGCCCTACATGAAGATGGTCTTCCCCCTTCTGATGATTCTGCTGGTCCCCATCAG gacCAGCCTGCTTCCCAAAATTATTGACGCCAAGTATCTGGATATCATGGACGCCCAACATATGTAG
- the LOC124068137 gene encoding solute carrier family 4 member 11-like isoform X3: protein MNFQEEVRAHRDLDSFLAQASILLDEKAATLDEVLRRMLSHLVEDGRESCDVDEVMNSLFTDAGGKEFNVHLLSETIQGVTATPTGIRYQQSWLCILSNMRSLQRRHVCITRLERPQNWGVNCCEARYVILILAPPRTKSTKTAIELGRTFATMFSDMSFRQKLLEAKTQEEFKQELVYQRQQLSVVDEKPPVEEVEDSDPRRGKPLQCKDFLKAGKGVFDDLRRRLPLYPSDFTDGITGKDRCLLKYTTTAIFLYIAILLPAIAFGSLNDESTRGEIDVQKTIVGQSIGGVIYCLFAGSPLVIPLTTAPLAIFISVIRGICDDYNLDFDAFYACIGLWNSLFLILGGLFNVSLLMRLFKRSTEEVIALFISIAFVGDAVKGTVKIFQHFYHGPTLATTNSTLVLQQINDILEKMKNQTGNLHRDHNETVSLMGHGEGHALAYLPESLVLCTRERPILCLLLMLGTLWLGYALYLIKRSPYLNDRIREVVSDCALPISVVIFSFIGSYLFLDIQLPVFSVHNGPIFNFPPFEKLSGMNTLSAVGLGFLLALLIFIDQNIVISLTHVPEHKLLKGTAFHWDLVLTGFINILMSCLGLPWMHAAFPHSSLHARQLAKVEQHVENGHLYTTIVSVKETRWTSLVANILIGLSAFMLPVPLQWIPKPVLYGLFLYIAATSLDGNQMVDRMCLLLKEQTSYPPTHYIRRVPQRKVHYFTGVQMIQLIILCAFGMYPLPYMKMVFPLLMILLVPIRTSLLPKIIDAKYLDIMDAQHM from the exons ATGAACTTCCAGGAGGAAGTGCGAGCCCACAGAGACCTGGACAGCTTCCTGGCCCAGGCAAGCATCCTTTTGGATGAGAAAGCTGCCACACTGGACGAAGTCCTGAGGCGAATGTTATCTCATCTAGTGGAGGACGGCCGTGAGAGCTGCGATGTGGATGAGGTCATGAACTCACTATTCACAGACGCAGGAGGGAAGGAGTTTAATG TTCACCTTCTGTCAGAGACCATTCAGGGCGTGACTGCTACTCCCACTGGCATTCGTTACCAGCAGTCCTGGCTTTGTATTTT ATCAAACATGAGGAGCCTGCAGAGACGTCATGTCTGCATCACTCGCCTGGAGAGGCCACAGAACTGGGGAGTCAACTGCTGTGAGGCTCGTTATGTCATCCTCATCCTTGCCCCTCCTAGAACT AAAAGCACCAAGACGGCCATTGAGCTCGGCAGAACATTTGCCACTATGTTCTCTGACATGTCCTTCAGGCAGAAGCTTCTGGAGGCTAAGACCCAGGAGGAGTTCAAACAGGAGCTGGTCTACCAGCGACAGCAGCTCTCCGTTGTTGACGAGAAGCCGCCTGTAGAGGAAGTCGAGGACTCAGATCCTCGTAGAGGGAAACCACTTCAG TGCAAAGATTTCCTTAAAGCCGGCAAAGGTGTTTTTGATGATCTCCGTCGCAGGCTCCCCCTCTACCCCTCAGACTTCACAGATG GCATAACTGGGAAGGACCGCTGTCTGCTGAAGTACACTACCACTGCTATTTTCCTCTACATTGCCATTCTGCTGCCTGCTATTGCCTTTGGCTCACTGAATGACGAAAGCACAAGAGGAGAGATAG ATGTTCAGAAGACCATAGTTGGCCAGAGCATTGGAGGAGTGATCTATTGTTTGTTCGCTGGCTCACCACTTGTCATTCcactgaccactgcaccactggCCATCTTCATAAGTG TCATCAGGGGCATCTGCGATGACTACAACCTCGACTTCGATGCTTTCTACGCCTGCATCGGTTTATGGAACAGTCTGTTCCTCATCCTAGGAGGCTTGTTCAATGTCAGTCTGCTGATGAGACTCTTCAAACG CTCAACAGAAGAAGTCATTGCATTGTTCATCTCCATAGCATTTGTCGGGGATGCAGTGAAAGGCACCGTCAAAA TTTTTCAGCACTTCTACCATGGGCCCACACTGGCGACCACAAACAGCACACTGGTGCTTCAGCAGATTAATGACATTCTAGAGAAGATGAAGAACCAGACGGGAAACCTGCACAGGGATCATAATGAGACTGTGTCGCTGATGGGACATGGAGAAGGACATGCGTTAGCATACCTGCCTGAGTCTCTGGTGTTGTGCACAAGAGAGAGGCCCatcctctgtctgctgctcatGTTGGGGACTCTGTGGCTGGGTTACGCCCTCTACCTCATCAAGAGGAG CCCGTATCTGAATGACAGAATCAGAGAGGTGGTGTCTGACTGTGCTTTGCCGATCTCTGTGGTGATATTCTCCTTCATTGGCTCCTACCTTTTCCTTGACATACAGC TTCCAGTATTCAGTGTCCACAATGGCCCGATCTTCAACTTCCCTCCATTTGAAAAGCTGTCAGGAATGAACACACTGAGTGCGGTCGGGCTGGGTTTTCTCCTAGCGTTGCTCATTTTTATCGACCAGAACATTGTCATCTCGCTCACACACGTGCCAGAACACAA GCTGCTGAAAGGCACAGCATTTCACTGGGACTTAGTGCTGACTGGTTTCATCAACATCCTCATGTCCTGTCTGGGGTTGCCATGGATGCACGCTGCCTTCCCACATTCCTCCCTACACGCCCGTCAGCTGGCCAAAGTGGAACAGCACGTAGAGAATGGACACCTCTACACGAC TATTGTCAGTGTGAAGGAGACACGTTGGACCTCGCTGGTGGCCAACATCCTGATCGGCCTGTCTGCATTCATGCTGCCCGTTCCTCTACAGTGGATCCCCAAGCCAGTCCTCTACGGCCTCTTCCTCTACATCGCCGCCACTTCGCTTGATGGGAACCAGATGGTGGACCGCATGTGCCTGCTGCTTAAGGAACAG ACGTCATATCCTCCCACACACTACATCCGCCGTGTGCCTCAGAGGAAGGTCCACTATTTCACGGGGGTGCAGATGATCCAGCTGATCATCCTCTGTGCATTTGGGATGTACCCTCTGCCCTACATGAAGATGGTCTTCCCCCTTCTGATGATTCTGCTGGTCCCCATCAG gacCAGCCTGCTTCCCAAAATTATTGACGCCAAGTATCTGGATATCATGGACGCCCAACATATGTAG
- the LOC124068137 gene encoding solute carrier family 4 member 11-like isoform X1 → MKSLKQSKEMSGVTVNRFAEDAPSTGRSKNGYVFQEMELKDGEQDDCGQGPPVTHKDQIYDNQIQISVSDPDFAGCGLLNTTRKYVKPMNFQEEVRAHRDLDSFLAQASILLDEKAATLDEVLRRMLSHLVEDGRESCDVDEVMNSLFTDAGGKEFNVHLLSETIQGVTATPTGIRYQQSWLCILSNMRSLQRRHVCITRLERPQNWGVNCCEARYVILILAPPRTKSTKTAIELGRTFATMFSDMSFRQKLLEAKTQEEFKQELVYQRQQLSVVDEKPPVEEVEDSDPRRGKPLQCKDFLKAGKGVFDDLRRRLPLYPSDFTDGITGKDRCLLKYTTTAIFLYIAILLPAIAFGSLNDESTRGEIDVQKTIVGQSIGGVIYCLFAGSPLVIPLTTAPLAIFISVIRGICDDYNLDFDAFYACIGLWNSLFLILGGLFNVSLLMRLFKRSTEEVIALFISIAFVGDAVKGTVKIFQHFYHGPTLATTNSTLVLQQINDILEKMKNQTGNLHRDHNETVSLMGHGEGHALAYLPESLVLCTRERPILCLLLMLGTLWLGYALYLIKRSPYLNDRIREVVSDCALPISVVIFSFIGSYLFLDIQLPVFSVHNGPIFNFPPFEKLSGMNTLSAVGLGFLLALLIFIDQNIVISLTHVPEHKLLKGTAFHWDLVLTGFINILMSCLGLPWMHAAFPHSSLHARQLAKVEQHVENGHLYTTIVSVKETRWTSLVANILIGLSAFMLPVPLQWIPKPVLYGLFLYIAATSLDGNQMVDRMCLLLKEQTSYPPTHYIRRVPQRKVHYFTGVQMIQLIILCAFGMYPLPYMKMVFPLLMILLVPIRTSLLPKIIDAKYLDIMDAQHM, encoded by the exons aTGCTCCATCGACCGGGAGGTCCAAGAATGGCTATGTTTTCCAAGAGATGG AACTGAAGGATGGAGAACAGGATGATTGTGGGCAAGGTCCACCTGTCACTCACAAGGACCAAATCTATGACAACCAGATCCAGATCAgtgtttcag atCCTGACTTTGCTGGGTGTGGGCTTTTAAACACAACAAGAAAA TATGTGAAGCCAATGAACTTCCAGGAGGAAGTGCGAGCCCACAGAGACCTGGACAGCTTCCTGGCCCAGGCAAGCATCCTTTTGGATGAGAAAGCTGCCACACTGGACGAAGTCCTGAGGCGAATGTTATCTCATCTAGTGGAGGACGGCCGTGAGAGCTGCGATGTGGATGAGGTCATGAACTCACTATTCACAGACGCAGGAGGGAAGGAGTTTAATG TTCACCTTCTGTCAGAGACCATTCAGGGCGTGACTGCTACTCCCACTGGCATTCGTTACCAGCAGTCCTGGCTTTGTATTTT ATCAAACATGAGGAGCCTGCAGAGACGTCATGTCTGCATCACTCGCCTGGAGAGGCCACAGAACTGGGGAGTCAACTGCTGTGAGGCTCGTTATGTCATCCTCATCCTTGCCCCTCCTAGAACT AAAAGCACCAAGACGGCCATTGAGCTCGGCAGAACATTTGCCACTATGTTCTCTGACATGTCCTTCAGGCAGAAGCTTCTGGAGGCTAAGACCCAGGAGGAGTTCAAACAGGAGCTGGTCTACCAGCGACAGCAGCTCTCCGTTGTTGACGAGAAGCCGCCTGTAGAGGAAGTCGAGGACTCAGATCCTCGTAGAGGGAAACCACTTCAG TGCAAAGATTTCCTTAAAGCCGGCAAAGGTGTTTTTGATGATCTCCGTCGCAGGCTCCCCCTCTACCCCTCAGACTTCACAGATG GCATAACTGGGAAGGACCGCTGTCTGCTGAAGTACACTACCACTGCTATTTTCCTCTACATTGCCATTCTGCTGCCTGCTATTGCCTTTGGCTCACTGAATGACGAAAGCACAAGAGGAGAGATAG ATGTTCAGAAGACCATAGTTGGCCAGAGCATTGGAGGAGTGATCTATTGTTTGTTCGCTGGCTCACCACTTGTCATTCcactgaccactgcaccactggCCATCTTCATAAGTG TCATCAGGGGCATCTGCGATGACTACAACCTCGACTTCGATGCTTTCTACGCCTGCATCGGTTTATGGAACAGTCTGTTCCTCATCCTAGGAGGCTTGTTCAATGTCAGTCTGCTGATGAGACTCTTCAAACG CTCAACAGAAGAAGTCATTGCATTGTTCATCTCCATAGCATTTGTCGGGGATGCAGTGAAAGGCACCGTCAAAA TTTTTCAGCACTTCTACCATGGGCCCACACTGGCGACCACAAACAGCACACTGGTGCTTCAGCAGATTAATGACATTCTAGAGAAGATGAAGAACCAGACGGGAAACCTGCACAGGGATCATAATGAGACTGTGTCGCTGATGGGACATGGAGAAGGACATGCGTTAGCATACCTGCCTGAGTCTCTGGTGTTGTGCACAAGAGAGAGGCCCatcctctgtctgctgctcatGTTGGGGACTCTGTGGCTGGGTTACGCCCTCTACCTCATCAAGAGGAG CCCGTATCTGAATGACAGAATCAGAGAGGTGGTGTCTGACTGTGCTTTGCCGATCTCTGTGGTGATATTCTCCTTCATTGGCTCCTACCTTTTCCTTGACATACAGC TTCCAGTATTCAGTGTCCACAATGGCCCGATCTTCAACTTCCCTCCATTTGAAAAGCTGTCAGGAATGAACACACTGAGTGCGGTCGGGCTGGGTTTTCTCCTAGCGTTGCTCATTTTTATCGACCAGAACATTGTCATCTCGCTCACACACGTGCCAGAACACAA GCTGCTGAAAGGCACAGCATTTCACTGGGACTTAGTGCTGACTGGTTTCATCAACATCCTCATGTCCTGTCTGGGGTTGCCATGGATGCACGCTGCCTTCCCACATTCCTCCCTACACGCCCGTCAGCTGGCCAAAGTGGAACAGCACGTAGAGAATGGACACCTCTACACGAC TATTGTCAGTGTGAAGGAGACACGTTGGACCTCGCTGGTGGCCAACATCCTGATCGGCCTGTCTGCATTCATGCTGCCCGTTCCTCTACAGTGGATCCCCAAGCCAGTCCTCTACGGCCTCTTCCTCTACATCGCCGCCACTTCGCTTGATGGGAACCAGATGGTGGACCGCATGTGCCTGCTGCTTAAGGAACAG ACGTCATATCCTCCCACACACTACATCCGCCGTGTGCCTCAGAGGAAGGTCCACTATTTCACGGGGGTGCAGATGATCCAGCTGATCATCCTCTGTGCATTTGGGATGTACCCTCTGCCCTACATGAAGATGGTCTTCCCCCTTCTGATGATTCTGCTGGTCCCCATCAG gacCAGCCTGCTTCCCAAAATTATTGACGCCAAGTATCTGGATATCATGGACGCCCAACATATGTAG